Genomic window (Neodiprion lecontei isolate iyNeoLeco1 chromosome 7, iyNeoLeco1.1, whole genome shotgun sequence):
CTTTTTGCTAAATTTCGTTTCTTAATTAAAGTTTGGCAATTTAGAGTTAATCAATTCCAACATCTTTCTCCCCCGCTTGAACTTTCGCCGTCGGGACAACTTGTTGCAATAAAACATTTATCTATAATTAACGCACAAAATGCTGAGAAAATACttagataaatatttttaaccgtGAATCTAGCTCTTCAAAAAATCGTATcacatgaatattttcaatatttcattttagaATCGTAAACACGGTTTAATTctgcatttttcatttttttattttttattttggaaaaaccgaattggaataattttataaacacACGTtacgatataatatatacgatGGAATTTTTGATtgcgtttaaaaaattcataatatttCAGTGAGATTTAATTTGCTGAaatcattttattatatttatctgAAGTAAATTTATCTGTCACGCATAGAAACAGGAAGTGCTAAAATATGGCGATAAAAATAAGGAAGGGAAAAAGTAAACGAATCGAGTATAATCACAAGTTtggtataatattttcatgaataaattttcatttcaaatatctAGAATAACAATCGGGATGACGAAGAGATTTCAGTGACACGTTTTCGCCGTGTAAAATTTTGCTCTCGCATTTTTCATACCTTcacttttcaaactttgtcAGTTTTTAGGTTTATTCGTGTAggtaaaatacaaataaaacgaaacagccgaggaaagagagaaagagcgtAAGAGGAGAATTGGTGAATTTGTGTAGCAGGGTGGTTAAAACCTCAAGTCGAGGTGATAATCGTGTTCCACCGAATTGAAGTACCTTTATACCTTCGTTAAACTGAGGGTAGTTTTGCGGCGCGTGGTTCAATCTTCCTCTGGAAACGATCCTCGAATTTTCATCAGGCATAAAATTCAccgtaaatttcattttattctgtCGTAAGAATTATTTCGTTTCACCAAGTCAAATCATCATCAATTCACCCGGACATTATGAacacaagcaaaaaaaaaagaatttaatgcgaaggaaagaaaaaaaaatgaaataaagacgAGATATTGACGACACGAGAAAACTACGAACAAAAACGGTTTTTGCAAATCACACAACATCAATTTCAACCACTGAGGTCAATATTTGCTATCTTTTAAAACGTTTGAATTCTTCCGAAAAGACTTGAAATTATTCGAAGTGAATAccaaagaaattttcttttgctCTGTTCACTGGTCAACCCAaaatacgtgaaaaataagaaaagaaaaaaaaaaatctctgtaTGTTTggccagaatttttttatcctaaGCAGTTTTAGCgatttgaattattcaaattttctttttgctaTTTTGTGTTCGTAactgaattattgaaaaaaaagaaactatttCACCAAAATTGCCCAGATGTCATCGACAAGTataatatctttttttcttaatttgcTACTCCGACTCTGTTTTCAACATATGAAGACATATTTGgatgtagaattttccgcTCTGCAcgatgattaattaatttttcatatgtCGATATCAGTCTTAGAGGGTCGAAAACCCTGATAGCAAAAAACGCCACCATAtcgcgaatattttcaattcagaCCTATTTTGACCGgactacactgagaaaaatttaatttgttacaataactagaaaaattgagtaacaCAGGTATCGTtgtaaaaaactgtttgaatatcgttggaattaggaaaaacgaggcacgcgtAAACGTTTTGCGATATTGTCGATCcgtttttggttattgcaacgcaaaatcagtttgcgaggtttgctctactttttttagttaaacaaggctttaacgtcaatttattcttgcacaagcattaaattttcgcaacggtcgcaagaaaatatagcaacagtaatgagaaagaatagcaacggatactagactttccggtaacagctagaaaactaattttcattttccacctacaactatatttttcgattgcggtaaaaaatgataatagttaaggactgaacggtaactggaactaaaaatttttctcagtgtatacTTGTGTGTAGACTAGACGAAACGAGATATAAGGGTATATCTTGCAGGCGGTTGGAGGGTTGGTGGTTAAGTTGATATCACCGCAGCTCGCAGCTAGCGACGAGAGAGAGTgtgagacagagagagagagagagagagagagagagaggccgAGAAAGGGGAAGAGAGTCTTGACTCGTGCAACAATAACAAAGTTGCTATCTTCGCGGAGCAGCAccagcaccagcagcagcagcatctcTCCTCTCCCTCTTGTTCCCGAGGCTCAAGTTCGTctttctcctctcctcctGCACCCTTCGCGTCCCTCGTTGTCCTTCCGGAATACGTGCGGGAACGGCCTTACGTGCAGGGGACGGGATATGGCGTATAAGGGAAGTGAAGACACCCCGCATCCACCAGAAAGCAGGAGTTACCGTTCTATCATCTGGTGTATGGGGACGATGAGCGGGCAATTACCTGCATCCAGACCATTCCGCAGAAGCGTTCCCTCCCTCTCTACCTATTTACCCACCTACTCAGAGGAAGTCTTGATTTGATATTTGTGTCGCTTCTTCGCGGTCAGAGACAAAATCTAGAACAGTAAAGTAATGGAACCCGTCAACGATATaagtttcttcaaaaatttagGAGTTTATTATCAAACGAATACGTgcaacacaatttttttatctatttttttttttttataagatcGATTTTCACCCAGACTGATTCTAGATATTTCAGAcaattattgcaatattttttttttagagttcCTCGAACCTCGTTTTCCAGGCTTCAGTCTCACAAGTTCAAATATCACGAATTCCTATATTCTTACTGTTTATTCCAGTTTAAAAATCACCGCTACTTTTCAGTACTGATCAATAACTCCgtctattttctaattttacaacatttttacATCCGTGTCTCGTACATAACTTTAGATCCGGAATAAATCATAAAGAGAATTATTTtcgtcgttgaaattttttctctcgttccgccatctctgtttttttttttttttttcgtctctttGTTTTTACCTTGCATTtgttcgactttttttttaatatctttttctttacttttatGCTGGCTGATGCTTTTtacactgaaattttttcattcatatgcAGACGGAGATTAACGGTCGCCGTTTCGGGTTCAAACTTCTCCCCCACTTTCCCCTTCCGAGTGGTTTGATATATTGTTTTGACAAGCGGACACTCTCCTCCTGATGGTCGTACGgatattatgtatatgtaatataacgTAACACAGGTGCGAGTAGAACAGTAATTAATTTTGAGCTGAAAGTTTTGTCAGTATCTGTTTgctcaattattttcttcgtttttgatagcatgttttttatttttattattcacagttgtttcataaatttttacctATCTGATTATTACGTctatttgtagaaaaaaaagtcgttcggagttggaaaaaatatgtgtGCCTGAAACGTCGAAGCATTCTTATGGCCCACTAATGTTAAACCAATCAGCAACTCTCCGTATTACATAGACGATCCTTTCTATACTACGAGCTAGTAAAACGGCAACTTTAGTGTTTTAGAGCCGCGAAAGTGTTGGGAGTGGGCCAGGCACTTGGTTCATAGGTATAAACGGTCGGATAGAGAAACTCTGAGCACGagaaataattctgaaaactAATTTCGCAAGAGCGGGGCACCGCCAACGCTCCAGGGCAACAATATCCTCCTGGTGGTGTGGCACGCGGGTAATTCCAGGACTGGAAGTAAATGCCGGCTCGGTGAGAAGGAAGGAGGGAGTTACACACCAGCCAGGctatcccaccgctgccaccagaACTTCGCACCAAGTTTCAACGCCTAGTCGGAGAGACCAGAATCTTGTCTTACGGCCACCGAACGTATTGCCGGTCGCTTCTGTAGCTCGGAACATCGACTTGTTCGTACTTGGTAGATGCGATACGATTTCGAACACATTTGCGAAAGACATTAAAGTCTGATACGTGAAGAATTTTAGAATTAAAGGAACAGTTGTTATGGAAAGTGTGCTTCTAACGATAATAATCACCTGTATTATGTCCTTATGTTATTGATGATGTGACGATTGCCAGATTGCTATTCGCCTTGTACTTTGGGAAGAGAATTATCTCAGCTAGATCAAAGCATAGCCGATGAAGACAGGAGGATGGTCTTATTATGAAAAGCTCGGGGATCCGAGTCCGTTCTTTGGCGTTCCAAGACAAGATGAAAGCACGTGGGACGTGGCAGTCGATCACATTCCTCTCAATGGGGTGTTCTTAGGGTGGGACTAATTCTCATCTCGTATTATTCGAGTGTCTGTCACCCAGGAAGGGGTACGAGTCGTAGGGTGTGACGACGCAACGCCTCGCTTCGCGTGTGTTTAGATTAGTTCCAGGTTTGCTTGTAATCAAGACCGCGAATACGAGAATCCTAGGTCGTAATTTCACCCACCCTAAGCAAAGCGTGTCTGTATACTCGGTGTGTTTCAACTTTCAATGACGCGTCACGCGTCCCACAACTCTCAGTGTTCGGATCTCGACGTACATATTCACGTAACATGCGCCCTGGTGTAgaacttttcttttgaaattgttcaagACCTTCGAGTCTACTCCGAGCTGTAAGATCCTCAGTGTGTTCGTCGATTTTGATTATCGCTTCACAGTCGATGCGATCTTaccttcatttttcttccagCTGTTGTTTTCCTGGAGTGACAGATTCAGTGACGCGATCAGCTGGACTGACATCACGATCCATAAGTTTAACGAGAACCAAAACTCTCAAAAATGAATTCTGGAAAGGAAGCTGGTGTCCGTGAGACTGGTGGGAGTTTAGAGAGATTCACTGAAGGGTTCGAAAATGGGGGTTCAAGGGGCTCGGAAGACGAGCTTGGTCCAGACCAAGATGAAAATGATGGCGTACAGTATGCGGAGCATGAATATCCAGAGGAGAGTAGGGGCGAGTTCGATGAAGAACTGATAGGCGAACGCTACCCGATggatgaagatgaagatgaagatgaagatgaagaaggaGATTTGGAGGCTGACGAATATCTGGGGTATGAAGGTGAGCCGATTTTTTAACTTTGCATGATCAGTTGGATGTCGAAACTAACTCTTCCAACAATCGTTCGAAGGCGAGTTTTCGGCTCTGGACTTGGCCGCGACTTCCCAAATGCCTGGGACAACGCGTAGCGGAAAATCCATCTATCAACGAGGCTCGTTCCTTGGATCTATTCCATCTTTTGTCGAGGGTGGTTCATCCGAGTTTGAAATGAGCATGAAGAGGAATTACCGAAGGTCAACTGCATTGGTAAGTTGCATGGAATAAGCCGTTTTTAGTGTAATTCCTGTTATTTAGAGATCTCAATCGGGCGTGTATAGATGTTACCATAAAATTTCCTCTTCGGACTTTCGTAGCCTGAGAATAAATGTCAGAGGCTTTTGCTTTTTTTAGGGTTTCGAGGGAATAGCTCGAATCGACTTGTCACCCCTGACGCAAAAAATCGTCGGCTGCGTTATCGGCGAAAATGTGACTACAGAGTATCCATGGATGTATGTGAAGAAGGAGATAATCGAGGACAACATTGACTTACATGACGAGAGCAGTGACTTCTTACCGATCAAGGACGCTGTTACCGAGTTTCCCGGTACAAAGATGCTGATCGGTTACGCACCTTCGAGCAGCGAGAAGGGCCAGTTTTACGTCTGCGTTACAGAGGAAGCTCAGGATGCGGTACTCGAGAACATAGAGGCGCTCAGAGCGGAGCAGGAAAACCGCGTGCGTAACGCAGTTTATAAAACTGTTCGAAAATGGACTTCACTCGGAAGTGAGATCGAAGTTGACAGCGAAATTGACAAGAAGACACGTCCACTTTACGAGATCGAGGTACGATTCATCATACCATGTCAATGCTTACCCAGGTTCTTTCCATAGAAGTTCTTAGACTGGTTCGGAACAGTTTTTATCTTCTTCAGGTCGAGACGACTTCGGACCTGCTGAACCTGGAGATGAATTTCACCGACCGCGGGGTCGACGATCAGAGAGACGGTTACGTGGAGCTCGTCTCTGAGAGGGAGCACTTCGAGACAGTAACTCGCAACGTCGTTGGACGTGGGGATCAGGTGAAACCCTATTTCAAGGACGTGGAAGCTCAAACTGACCCATCGATGCCGAACAACATGTGGACACAGTACGAGTACAAGTGTCCTGTTATAGATCCAGCCACTTTCGACGAGGAGAAAAGCACCGCGTTCACTGATTTTGTTGAGAAGTACAAGGACGAGGTCTGCGATTATGTAAGAAAGTTTCCGAGATGTGAGAGAAGGACATTAAAGCCTTAGCTAGACATATTGTAGGTGTCCATTGGTTGCCAACGCTAAATGTTACTGACAGACAGCTTGAGCTATCTTGTAGGTGACGGTTAACGAGAATTGGGACGTCTACTACAATGACTACGTTAGTCTTGTCCGTAACAAGAGGGACACTCACCCTCCGGAAGTGATCAAGTATCTGGAACACCAAAGTTACTCGGCTGGGAAACTGTGCATGGATCGTGTGATCAACAGCCTCAATTGGCATCCACTCTGGACTGGAACTGTAGCTGCTGCCTACACCCATCATAGCAAAGTGGAAACTCTAAGTGGACCGGGAGATAGGGACGAAGTGAGATGACTCGATATTCCCATTCGTTAACGTCTCTTATATCTGcatagttgaaaattttgaagaatgaCTCATGCACGTATCACGAAAGTTGCAATATTATCAAGTTGGTGTTTTTCTGAAAGTATGatgtaaataacaaaatttgagaaaagttttATCGACACTAAAACCAAAAGTCAGAACCTCTGTACTCGGAATATCTGACCTCTGATACCAGACTCGAAAACCAGGTGCGCCGGGCGTGCGAGGGCAACAACAAGGTGCTAATATGGTCCTTCACGGACTGCCTAACTCCCAAGTTGGTGCTCGACTCGCCACGAGAAGTGACGGCAATCTCGTTTTGTCCGTTAGACGGTAACGTTGTGGTCGGAGGATGTGCGAACGGCCAGGTGAGCAGATAGGTTCGGGGGTGGTAAGACAAAGGGAATTTCCCAAGAGTGTTCGCATGAGCAGGAAATACGTTAACTGTTGTATCAGGTGGCGATTTGGGATATAGCCGGTAAGATTGAGCAGGTGGAAACTGTTGAAGTCAGAACACCAGCTCAGGTTAAATATCGGGTCGCGATGCAGAGTCTCATGACGTGGATGAACGAAACCATGTCGTCATCCACCATCAGGCCAGCCGCCATGTCGAGTCTGCAGCATGGCCAGGTCGCCCCGATCACTGAAATTGTGTGGCTTCCGCCGTACAACAAGCTGGATAAAAATGGGCGGATTCAGAGTCTCCCAGCCGACACTGAAGTCTCCGAACTGACCTGGCAGTTCGCGACATCAAGTGAAGATGGGACTGTTGCCATATGGGATCTGAAGTAAAACCATTCAGCGAAATCGAGATACAGAACCAGTGTTTTACCGTTTTGACAGCCATCAACAATGTTCGTTTCAGGTACAAACCATCTGACGTTGGTGACGGCACGGCGAGGACCAAGGTTAAGAGGCAGGTACCCCGACCAGAGCCACTGGTCCAGGCGATTTCACCGTACAAACAGTTGGACCGAGTATTCAAGCCGGACTACAAACTCTCGGTGAAGAGGGACGACGTTTTGGTTCCGCTTTCCACCGTCAACGTCTACTTCACCACATTTCCGACGATCCAGTTGACCGAGGAGGTATCTCGTATGGACATTACGACCAGGCGATATCACGAGCAAGTAATCCAAAAGCCGGATTACGAAATGGAGCCCTTTATGGTGGTTGGAACCACGGAGGGGGATCTCATGCGGATTACGTGGGATGGCTACGAGTTCTCCACTGGTATGATGGTCAATGATGAACCGGCCGTCATCGCCGCAAGGAACAAAATTCACGACGGTCCTGTCACTGTCGTTGCTAGGTCCAAATACCTCAGCCGGATCCTTATCACCATCGGTGGAAAGGTGTTTGCTCTATGGAGGGATGATTGCATGGATCCGATCATTTGGCGGAAGAGCAAGATCAAGTGAGCGTGGAAGTTTTACTTCAACGTGCTTTTCCCACTGCCATTAATTAACTCTAGCCAGTACTGTCTAACCCTAAATGGTGGCTTCGACATAGCGGATGAACAGAGGAACCGAGGCTTTGATCACCTGGACATTTTTGCTAATACTGTACAGTACTGatctttcagtttttttttaaaaatagatttCACCAGGTTTCACTCAGCTTCAAGTAACTTTCATCAGGTACACAGCCTGCTGCTGGGGTTCCTGCAGACCGACGTTGTTTCTCTTGGCACAGAGTGATGGTACAATTGAAGTATGGGACCTGCTGTGTCAGAGCGAGAAGCCGACGTTTACTCAGAGCGTTTCGGGCAGGAACATAACGGGGCTAGTCACGCACAGTCTCTACTTGAACCCTCGTTGCATCGCCTTTTCCGACTACAATGGCACCCTCAGAGTCTTCACAGCCCCTGACGTTTTGATGCACTTTGACGAGAGTGACATCAGGTGGCTGGAGCAATTCGTTGACCGAGAAGTCGACCGCATTAAAGAGTTCAAGGAGTGGCAGACTCGCTGGAGTGCTACCAACCTGGAGAACGTTGAGAGGAAGCGAAAACTCGCTGAAATCGATGCCGAGAAACAACGACTCGCCGAGGATGATAAAAGAAAACGGGAAATGGAGGAGGCCGCCGTCCACATTCGCGAAAGTCGAGCTAAGAGAAACGTGAGTTGATTCATGTGGTCAGCATGCTACTCTCTTCATCTTAAAATCACTTGTGTACAAGGCATCGTTTCTCGTATTTGACATTTACTTACCAACTACAATTGATAATTTGGGTTTAAGAAATTGATATGTTTGTGTGCTAGAAGACGATTTTCTGTTACTTGAGAATTTCTGTCGCAGATACGAAGCAATCCTGAAGAGTTTCTGGCGCAAGCTCGAGAACGTTGGAA
Coding sequences:
- the LOC107225271 gene encoding dynein axonemal intermediate chain 3 — protein: MNSGKEAGVRETGGSLERFTEGFENGGSRGSEDELGPDQDENDGVQYAEHEYPEESRGEFDEELIGERYPMDEDEDEDEDEEGDLEADEYLGYEGEFSALDLAATSQMPGTTRSGKSIYQRGSFLGSIPSFVEGGSSEFEMSMKRNYRRSTALGFEGIARIDLSPLTQKIVGCVIGENVTTEYPWMYVKKEIIEDNIDLHDESSDFLPIKDAVTEFPGTKMLIGYAPSSSEKGQFYVCVTEEAQDAVLENIEALRAEQENRVRNAVYKTVRKWTSLGSEIEVDSEIDKKTRPLYEIEVETTSDLLNLEMNFTDRGVDDQRDGYVELVSEREHFETVTRNVVGRGDQVKPYFKDVEAQTDPSMPNNMWTQYEYKCPVIDPATFDEEKSTAFTDFVEKYKDEVCDYVTVNENWDVYYNDYVSLVRNKRDTHPPEVIKYLEHQSYSAGKLCMDRVINSLNWHPLWTGTVAAAYTHHSKVETLSGPGDRDEVRRACEGNNKVLIWSFTDCLTPKLVLDSPREVTAISFCPLDGNVVVGGCANGQVAIWDIAGKIEQVETVEVRTPAQVKYRVAMQSLMTWMNETMSSSTIRPAAMSSLQHGQVAPITEIVWLPPYNKLDKNGRIQSLPADTEVSELTWQFATSSEDGTVAIWDLKYKPSDVGDGTARTKVKRQVPRPEPLVQAISPYKQLDRVFKPDYKLSVKRDDVLVPLSTVNVYFTTFPTIQLTEEVSRMDITTRRYHEQVIQKPDYEMEPFMVVGTTEGDLMRITWDGYEFSTGMMVNDEPAVIAARNKIHDGPVTVVARSKYLSRILITIGGKVFALWRDDCMDPIIWRKSKIKYTACCWGSCRPTLFLLAQSDGTIEVWDLLCQSEKPTFTQSVSGRNITGLVTHSLYLNPRCIAFSDYNGTLRVFTAPDVLMHFDESDIRWLEQFVDREVDRIKEFKEWQTRWSATNLENVERKRKLAEIDAEKQRLAEDDKRKREMEEAAVHIRESRAKRNIRSNPEEFLAQARERWKAMELRRMQRVILDKKGLRKDELEKQRAPMMMLREEVHRKKRKIKKILQTQDKIFEDSIAFLFPDQYRERRPTVSLKLPAASREKSVPEEADELAQLLKDKEAQPPVTQFQTQEEKFIYEFLETQAEALEMIRRNPYKPTFVWRKVLTEGKYRRKVMDLQLTRRNGHRRDYMHMKSIKEAARGNAKAGIVWFTSEIKHYDTDDQEQEQEQEQDQDQDQDSIGLEDEFQASAEQI